The proteins below come from a single Candidatus Alcyoniella australis genomic window:
- a CDS encoding NAD-dependent epimerase/dehydratase family protein, whose amino-acid sequence MAADKRNVLIAGVTSSIGRQLALHLYNDKRVGVVFGAAQEERPYYFRDLDPERFVYKQLNILKKRELRNLFLSRRFKTSRINTVIHLAFNNRPIRGEDIHALNVLGTKALIEQCLKTKGINKFIFKSSDVVYKLRPHNPILLDENADLNFDTGADQWIKDRVDADMICRSYMDDKRINIVVLRVSNIIGRNISGQLNSYFDSKLVFKTLGFNPMINLIHMKDVIQSLRLAIFKAKVRGIFNIGGNDTAPITTFAELNGSSCVSMPAPLLGPINRLQRTLGMTDYYYSVDADRMKYSCLLDTAKARKVLGFNPTGRVEFS is encoded by the coding sequence GTGGCAGCTGACAAGAGAAACGTCTTGATTGCCGGTGTCACCAGCTCAATAGGGCGCCAGCTGGCCCTGCACTTGTACAACGACAAGCGCGTGGGCGTGGTCTTCGGCGCGGCCCAGGAGGAGCGGCCCTACTACTTCCGCGACCTGGATCCCGAGCGCTTCGTGTACAAGCAGCTCAACATTCTCAAAAAGCGCGAACTGCGCAACCTGTTCCTCAGTCGGCGCTTTAAAACCTCGCGAATCAACACCGTAATCCACCTGGCGTTCAACAATCGCCCGATTCGCGGCGAGGACATTCACGCGCTCAACGTACTGGGCACCAAGGCCTTGATCGAGCAGTGCCTCAAGACCAAGGGCATCAACAAGTTTATCTTTAAAAGCTCCGACGTGGTCTACAAGCTGCGGCCGCACAATCCAATCCTGCTCGACGAGAACGCCGACCTGAACTTCGACACGGGCGCCGACCAGTGGATCAAAGACCGCGTGGACGCCGACATGATCTGCCGCTCGTACATGGACGACAAGCGGATCAACATCGTCGTGCTGCGCGTGAGCAATATCATCGGCCGCAACATCAGCGGGCAGCTCAACTCCTACTTCGATTCCAAGCTGGTGTTCAAGACCCTCGGGTTCAACCCGATGATCAACCTGATTCACATGAAGGACGTGATCCAGTCGCTACGGCTGGCGATCTTCAAAGCCAAAGTCCGCGGGATCTTCAACATCGGTGGGAACGACACCGCGCCGATCACCACCTTTGCCGAGCTCAACGGCTCGAGCTGTGTGAGCATGCCCGCGCCGCTGCTGGGTCCGATCAACCGCCTGCAACGCACCTTGGGAATGACCGACTACTACTATTCGGTCGACGCCGACCGGATGAAATATTCCTGCCTGCTCGATACGGCCAAAGCGCGCAAGGTGCTGGGATTCAATCCCACGGGACGGGTCGAGTTCAGCTAG
- a CDS encoding lysophospholipid acyltransferase family protein, producing the protein MNKRQRFLAAKLAERLLGKEESARMQDIKINDIGFGYDQFGMEREAAILAYAVSKFIYDKWFRVESHGHANVPKKGRAIIVPNHSGVLPIDAAMIGVDLIKELDPPRTMRAMVDNFMGFLPFVNTLFYRVGQMVGHLRNFEVLLENEEMVAVFPEGARGTGKLFHQRYKLLPFNVGFVELALRFKAPIIPTAVIGAEEQAPMLYDFKPLARALRFPYFPITPLFPWIGPLGIVPLPVKYHIYYGEPIKLYEEYGAETIDDPEKVRMLAERVQLTVQRMIDEGLKERESIFGLAHEMDPNRQRLMQRVN; encoded by the coding sequence ATGAATAAACGCCAGCGCTTCCTGGCCGCCAAGCTCGCCGAACGTTTGCTCGGTAAAGAAGAGAGCGCGCGGATGCAGGATATTAAAATCAACGACATCGGATTTGGTTACGACCAATTCGGCATGGAGCGCGAGGCGGCGATCCTGGCCTACGCCGTGTCGAAATTCATCTACGACAAGTGGTTCCGCGTTGAGAGCCATGGGCACGCCAACGTGCCGAAAAAAGGGCGAGCAATCATCGTACCCAACCATTCGGGCGTGCTGCCCATCGACGCTGCGATGATCGGCGTGGACCTAATCAAGGAACTCGATCCGCCGCGGACGATGCGTGCGATGGTCGACAATTTCATGGGATTCCTGCCGTTCGTCAACACGTTGTTCTACCGCGTCGGCCAGATGGTCGGTCACCTGCGCAACTTCGAGGTACTGCTGGAGAACGAAGAGATGGTCGCCGTGTTCCCCGAGGGAGCGCGCGGCACGGGCAAGCTGTTTCACCAGCGCTACAAGCTGCTGCCGTTCAACGTCGGGTTCGTCGAGCTCGCCCTGCGCTTCAAGGCTCCGATTATACCCACGGCCGTGATCGGCGCCGAGGAGCAGGCGCCGATGCTCTACGACTTTAAACCGCTGGCCAGGGCGTTGCGCTTCCCCTACTTCCCGATTACTCCGCTCTTCCCCTGGATCGGCCCGTTGGGGATCGTCCCCCTGCCGGTCAAGTACCATATCTACTACGGCGAGCCGATCAAGCTCTACGAGGAGTACGGCGCGGAAACGATCGATGACCCCGAGAAGGTCCGAATGCTCGCCGAACGCGTACAGCTCACGGTCCAACGAATGATCGACGAGGGACTCAAGGAGCGCGAGTCGATCTTCGGCCTGGCGCACGAGATGGACCCCAACCGACAACGCCTGATGCAGCGGGTTAATTAA